One Tolypothrix bouteillei VB521301 DNA window includes the following coding sequences:
- a CDS encoding ATP-binding protein has protein sequence MKDSINRNGLEITETVSVAGSVAGSVFAVFSQQLIYAVAPLSLALSLSLINRRRFEQGLQENITAVSSEMGTRVTHVDRQLSAQMESVRTSVETLSAVPIPAPFDPTNLEQQIEELKTALIHTKQITSQSATKQEIEDFNQKIKQLQASISSLTEAFNQRSELQQIEHLSQSTAQLQQQVSALSPIPAPFDPTGLEQQIQQLQASMSSLTEAFNQRSELQKIEDLNQSSTQLQEQVSALPPIPAPFDPTGLEQQIQQLQACVSSLTEAFNQRSELQQIEDLSQSTAQLQQQVSALPPIPAPFDPTGLEQQIQQLQASISSLTEAFNQRSELQQIEHLNQSTAQLQQQVSALPPIPAPFDPTGLEQQIQQLQACVSSLTEAFNQRSELQQIERLSQSTAQLQQQVSALPPIPAPFDPTGLEQQIQQLQASMSSLTEAFNQRLELQQIERLSQSSTAQLQEQVSALPPIPAPFDPTGLEQQIQQLQACVSSLTEAFNQRSELQQIEHLSQNTAQLQQQVSALPPIPAPFDPTGLEQQIQQLQACVSSLTEAFNQRSELQQIERLSQSTAQLQEQVSALPPIPAPFDPTGLEQQIQQLQACVSSLTEAFNQRSELQQGTAKSDRTTVPTQEQSSELSPITHRVASSNGRQLTTSLKNQRLSVEALMAMAEAHGIGKEFQMVIQAAKKHHLTLNPWPTNLMISPAAHLLCTARRNSSQCLFIISGQPAMDGKVRLWVSTHTIAEFYPVSQQTVTSLLGFDGWREMDKVQIEEFVASLNRLFEEASV, from the coding sequence ATGAAAGACTCCATTAACCGCAATGGGTTGGAAATAACAGAAACTGTATCTGTAGCGGGTTCTGTCGCTGGGTCAGTATTTGCAGTTTTTTCCCAGCAGCTGATCTATGCGGTTGCGCCCCTGAGTTTAGCCCTCTCGCTGAGCCTGATCAACCGACGCCGATTTGAGCAGGGCTTACAGGAGAATATAACTGCTGTCTCGTCTGAAATGGGCACTCGCGTCACACACGTAGATCGGCAACTGTCAGCACAGATGGAATCGGTACGCACCTCAGTTGAAACTCTGTCTGCTGTCCCAATACCAGCACCCTTTGACCCCACTAACCTGGAGCAACAGATTGAGGAACTGAAAACAGCACTTATCCACACAAAACAGATTACCAGCCAGAGTGCCACCAAGCAGGAAATCGAAGACTTTAACCAGAAAATTAAGCAGTTGCAAGCTTCTATAAGCTCGTTAACAGAGGCATTTAACCAGCGCTCGGAGCTACAGCAAATAGAACACTTAAGCCAAAGCACCGCACAACTGCAACAGCAGGTTTCAGCACTGTCGCCAATACCAGCACCGTTTGACCCTACCGGGCTAGAGCAACAAATTCAGCAGTTACAAGCTTCTATGAGCTCGTTAACAGAGGCATTTAACCAGCGCTCGGAGCTACAGAAAATAGAAGACTTAAACCAAAGCAGCACCCAACTGCAAGAGCAGGTTTCAGCACTGCCGCCAATACCAGCACCGTTTGACCCCACCGGGCTAGAGCAACAAATTCAGCAGTTGCAAGCTTGTGTGAGCTCGTTAACAGAGGCATTTAACCAGCGCTCGGAGCTACAGCAAATAGAAGACTTAAGCCAAAGCACCGCACAACTGCAACAGCAGGTTTCAGCACTGCCGCCAATACCAGCACCGTTTGACCCTACCGGGCTAGAGCAACAAATTCAGCAGTTGCAAGCTTCTATAAGCTCGTTAACAGAGGCATTTAACCAGCGCTCGGAGCTACAGCAAATAGAACACTTAAACCAAAGCACCGCACAACTGCAACAGCAGGTTTCAGCACTGCCGCCAATACCAGCGCCGTTTGACCCCACCGGGCTAGAGCAACAAATTCAGCAGTTGCAAGCTTGTGTGAGCTCGTTAACAGAGGCATTTAACCAGCGCTCGGAGCTACAGCAAATAGAACGCTTAAGCCAAAGCACCGCACAACTGCAACAGCAGGTTTCAGCACTGCCGCCAATACCAGCACCGTTTGACCCCACCGGGCTAGAGCAACAAATTCAGCAGTTGCAAGCTTCTATGAGCTCGTTAACAGAGGCATTTAACCAGCGCTTGGAGCTACAGCAAATAGAACGCTTAAGCCAAAGCAGCACCGCCCAACTGCAAGAACAGGTTTCAGCACTGCCGCCAATACCAGCACCGTTTGACCCCACCGGGCTAGAGCAACAAATTCAGCAGTTGCAAGCTTGTGTGAGCTCGTTAACAGAGGCATTTAACCAGCGCTCGGAGCTACAGCAAATAGAACACTTAAGCCAAAACACCGCCCAACTGCAACAGCAGGTTTCAGCGCTGCCGCCAATACCAGCACCGTTTGACCCCACCGGGCTAGAGCAACAAATTCAGCAGTTGCAAGCTTGTGTGAGCTCGTTAACAGAGGCATTTAACCAGCGCTCGGAGCTACAGCAAATAGAACGCTTAAGCCAAAGCACCGCACAACTGCAAGAGCAGGTTTCAGCACTGCCGCCAATACCAGCGCCGTTTGACCCTACCGGGCTAGAGCAACAAATTCAGCAGTTGCAAGCTTGTGTGAGCTCGTTAACAGAGGCATTTAACCAGCGCTCGGAGCTACAGCAGGGAACTGCTAAAAGCGATCGCACAACTGTGCCCACGCAAGAGCAGTCGTCTGAACTATCCCCAATAACACATCGGGTTGCTTCCTCAAACGGAAGGCAATTGACAACCAGTCTGAAAAATCAACGCTTAAGTGTAGAAGCACTCATGGCGATGGCTGAGGCTCATGGCATTGGCAAAGAATTTCAGATGGTGATACAAGCAGCTAAGAAACACCATCTTACACTGAATCCGTGGCCTACTAACCTGATGATTAGTCCTGCGGCTCACTTGCTATGTACTGCGCGAAGAAATTCCTCTCAATGCCTGTTTATTATTTCGGGACAGCCTGCGATGGATGGAAAAGTCCGACTATGGGTATCAACACATACGATTGCTGAATTTTATCCGGTTAGCCAACAAACTGTCACATCCCTCCTGGGATTTGATGGGTGGCGCGAGATGGATAAGGTACAGATAGAGGAGTTCGTCGCTAGTCTGAATCGGTTATTTGAAGAAGCCAGCGTTTAA